One Ferribacterium limneticum genomic window, CATCCTTGCGCTGCCCGGTTTCCATCGGGTGCTGCATGAGGACGCGAATGTCGGTGATTTCACCCTGGTTCTGGGCGCGAATCTTGATTTGATCTGCCATGTTCAGCCTCCGCACCCGCCTAGCGTTACCTTGATCTCGCGAAAGGCAACGTAGGACTTCCCGTCGGCGGTCTTGGCCACGGCCCGGACGCGCGTGGTTTCCGCCATTTTGAGTTGGGCTCTGACGTAAGGCAGGACAGGGCCGGAGAATTCGATGGCCGAGCACAGCGGCATCGGGTTCTTGTCGGCGAAGATGGCCAGGCTGCGGGTGTTGGCGATATTGCAGGTGATCTCGACTTCGACCTTGGCACCGTTTTCGGCTATTTCGGGGGCATTGATCACGATGTCGCGCGATTCGGGAGCATTGGCGCTGCCGTAAGCCTTCATCGCATCATTCACGGTTCGTGCCGTGAAGGCGTTCTTGTTCCATTCGGCGGCCAGGACCCGGGTGGGCATGAGCAGCCCGCTACCGATTAGTGGTGATAACAGGGCGGCCGAGGCGCTGCCTTTGAGGAATTTTCTGCGTAGTTCTGACATGTTCTGTTGTGGATGCGTTATTCGGCGACCCAGTGGCCGGATTTGCCGCCGGATTTCTCCAGCAGACGGATATTTTCGATGCGCATGCCACGGTCGACGGCCTTGCACATGTCGTAAATGGTCAGCAGGCCAACCGAGGTTGCGGTCAGTGCTTCCATTTCGACACCGGTTCGGCCGAAACATTCAGCGACGACTTCACAATGAACCGCGTTTTGGGTTTCGTCGATGGAAAAGTCGGCGGTGACGCGGGTCAGGGCAATCGGATGGCACAGGGGAATGAGGTCACCAGTGCGCTTTGAGGCCTGAATCGCGGCAATGCGCGCGATGCCCAGGACGTCGCCTTTCTTGGCGGAACCGGCGCGAATCAGCGCCAGGGTTTCGGGCTTCATGAAAATGCTGCCGGCAGCGCGGGCGACACGGGCTGTTTCAGCCTTGGCGCCAACGTCGACCATGTGGGCCTGGCCGGCGTTGTCGAAATGAGTCAGGGTCTGGTGGGTCACGGGATTTACGATTGGTTACGATGCGCCGGAAGGGCGGTTTCGAGGCTGCGGTATCATAGCACCATGCACCTGAGCCAACGCTTGATCGCCGCCTTTCTCGCCTGTACGCTGGCTTTGCCGCCCGTAGCGGCGGACGAACTGCCGGAGTTGGGTGATGCCGCGAGCAACGACTTGTCGCTGAGTACCGAGAAGAAAATCGGCCAGCAGATCATGCATGAAATCCGCTGGCGTGAGCCGTCGTATCTCGATGATGCCGATGTCGAGGCCTATCTGAATCAACTCGGCGGCCAACTGGCGGCGGTCAGCAACGATCCCGGTTTCGGTTTTTACTTTTTCCCGATCAACGATCCGAATATCAACGCCTTTGCCATGCCTGGCGGTTACATCGGGGTGCATACCGGCCTCATCGTGTCCGCCCAGACGGAATCGGAACTGGCCGGGGTGCTCGGGCACGAAATTTCGCATGTGACGCAGCGCCATATCGCGCGTCAGGTGTTCCAGTCGAAGCAGATCGGCATGGCGTCGATGGTGGCGATGGCGCTGGCTCTGCTCGCGGCCCGCTCTAGCGGGCAGATGGCCGGGGCGGCGATTGCCACGACGCAGGCCGGGGCGATTTCGGCCCAGCTGGCTTTTTCGCGGGATTTCGAGCGCGAGGCTGACCGGCAGGGTTTCGATATCCTGCGCAAGGCGGGCTTTGACGTGCGCGGCATGGGTGTGTTTTTCGAGCGCCTGCAAAAATCGGTTCGCCTCTACGAGAACAACGCGACGGCTTATCTGCGTACCCACCCGCTGAGCGGCGAGCGCCTGACCGACATGCAGAACCGCGAGCAGGCGGTGCCCTATCGCCAGGTGGCGGATAGTGTCGATTTCCAGCTGGTGCGCGCCAAGGTGCGGGCCATGCAGGGGCGGCCGGTCGATGCGGTGAAGGATATGGCTGGCTTGCTGCGCGAACGGAAGTTTGCTTCCGAAACGGCCATTCGCTACGGCCTGGCCTTCGCGCTCTATCGAAATCGCGATTGGCCTGGGGCTGAGCGGGAGATTGAAAGCATTCGTGGCCTGAAGGTTTCCGCCCCGATGCTGGAGCATTTGCGGGCGGATATCCGGATGGCCCAAGGCGACGTAGTTGGGGGACTGTCGATTTATCGCGATGCGATGGTGCGTTTTCCGCTCAATCAGGGGCTGCTTTACGGTTATGGCGCGGCCTTGCTCAGCGTACGGCGTTACGATGAGGCGCTGCGTTTCATTGAGGCTCGCCTGGGCAACACGCCGGACGATGTCCGCTTGCACAAGATGCGGGCCGAAAGTTACGCCGGGCTGGGCAAGCAGGCGATGCAGCATCGGGCGCTGGCCGAGGCTTTCGCCTTGCAGGGCCAGACGGCGGGGGCGGTTGAGCAATTGCAGCAGGCGCAGAAGGCCGGCGACGGCAATTTCTTCGAGATGTCGTCCATCGATGCGCGCTTGCGCGAGTTGAAGCAGCGGCTGATCGATGAACTCAAGGAAAAGCGGAATTAATCGAGGTAAAATCGTGCCTCTAATCCATTTGGCCGAATGAACATGGAATTTAATCGCGATCTCGACGTTAAGGGGCTCAACTGCCCGTTGCCCATCCTGCGTACCAAGAAGACGCTTGCCGAGATGGAGTCAGGCCAGATCCTGCGCGTGCTGGCGACCGATCCAGGTTCCCTCAAGGATTTTCCGGCTTTTGCCAAGCAAACCGGTAACGAACTGGTTGAGCAAAAAGAAGAAAATCGCGTTTTCGAGTTTTACCTGAAGCGCAAATAAGCCCTGAATTCACCGCATTTTTCGAAGACAGGCGGGCGCCGGCTGGCGACCCCGCCGCTTGGCGTTTCGATGGCCTGATCGATTGCCTTGAGGTCTGCGACGCAGCCTCGCTGGAAACCGTCTTGCAGACGCTACAGGATGATCAGCAGTGGGCGGTGGTTGGGCTCGACTATGAACTAGGCTATCTGCTGGAACCCAAGTCGGCGCCTGTTGGCTGGCAGCCGGATGGGCGAGCGCTGGCCCGCTTCTGGCGCTTTTCAGAGCGGATTTCGCTGGCCGCGCAAGATGCCGATGCCTGGTTGCTGCTGCGCGGCGACGGCGTGGCCGGCATTGGCGGCTTGCAGCCGGCGATTGATGAAGAAAGCTACGTTGCCACGGTCAACCGGATAAAACGGCTGATTTTTGAAGGTGACTGTTATCAGGTCAATTTCACCTTCCCGCTCGATTTTGAATGGTTCGGTTCGCCACTGGCGCTCTATGCCCGACTGCGCGAACAGCAACCGGTTCGCTATGGCGGCTTCATCGGCGATGCCCGGCACGGCTGGCTTTCACTGTCGCCCGAGCTGTTTCTCGAGCGCCGCGGCGACCGGTTGCTGACCAAACCGATGAAAGGCACGGCGCCGCGTAGCGCACCGCCTGAGCAACTGCGCAATTCCGAAAAAGACCGGGCGGAAAACCTGATGATCGTCGACCTGTTGCGCAACGATCTTGGTCGGGTGGCCGAAAAGGGCAGCATCGTTGTCGACCGGCTGTTCGATATCGAGGAATACCCGACGCTCTGGCAAATGGTCTCGGAGGTTTCGGCCAATGTTGGCGGGCGGAGTTTCGGCGACATCCTCCGCGCCCTGTTTCCCTGCGGTTCGATCACCGGGGCGCCGAAGATTCGCGCCATGCAGATCGCGGCCGAACTGGAAAACGCCGAGCGTGGCATTTATACGGGCGCGCTCGGCTGGTTGGCGCCGGATGGCGATTTTCGGCTTAACGTGGCGATCCGTACGCTGGCGTTGGGGGCGGACGGCCGTGGCAAGCTCGGTCTGGGCAGCGGCATCGTTGCCGATTCGGAGCCGGAGGCCGAATGGCAGGAGTGCCAGCTTAAGTCCAGATTCCTGCGTGACTGCGATCCGGGCCTGAAATTGATCGAAACCCTGCGCCGGGATGACGGCGTCTATCCGATGTGGGCCGGGCATCTGGCCCGTTTGAAACGTTCGGCAGCGTATTTCGGCTTCCCTCTCGACGAGCAATTGATGTTCAGGGAGCTTGGGCGGCAGCCGACCAAGGGGACTTGGCGTGTTCGCCTGACGTTGGACAAGGCTGGCGCCATCGATGTACAGGCGGTGGCCTTCGATGGCGCGGCGCCCGCTATGCATCTCGCTGCCTTGGCTGAACAGGCAATCGATTCGCGCGATGTCCTGCGTCGCCACAAGACAACGGTTCGGCCGCTCTATGATGCAGCGCTGTGCAGCCTGCCGGCTGATTCTCCGGTTTTCGATCTGGTGTTTCTGAACGAGCGCGGCGAGGTCGCAGAGGGCGCGCGCACCAATATCTTTGTCGAGCGCGAGGGTGTGTTGCTGACGCCGCCATTGGCGAGCGGTGCCTTGCCTGGCGTATTGCGCGCCAGTCTGCTGGCTGCCGGGCGAGCACGGGAAGCCGTTTTGTGGCCTGAAGATCTGGCCGATGGTTTCTGGCTGGGGAATGCCCTCAGGGGGCTGGTTCAGGTATCGCTACGGTCAACCGGGAAAAACGGCCAAATTTGAAATTTGGGCCAATTTTCCGGTTGACCGTGGGAATGCTTGACGGCGGCTATCAGCCGCGCAAGCGGCGCAGATAAAGGCCGAGCATCGAGAACAATGCTGCCGCGATGCCGTAATAAAAGGCTTTGGGGACATCAACGTCCTGATAATCGAGCAGGATCGGCACTTCATTTTCGACCGTGTAGCGGATCGTCGTCTGGAAATGCCAGGACGAAGCCTTGACCTCGAAAACGCCGTTTTCGATCTTCCACTTGAGCCAGTTGTTTTCTTCCTGGATGTCGCCGGCCGGCGCGGTCGGCGTCAGCGTGGTGTACAGGCCCTTGGCCTTGGCGTCAGCCAGATCCTTGTAGGCCAAGCCGCAGGGTTCGGTGTTGGCGCAGATGGCGACGAGGCGGAATTCAGGCTTCCAGACATCGGTCTTGTCCTTCGGCCACGAGATCATGAAGGCGACGCTCCAGGCGCCAACCAGCGCCGAGAAGATCATCAGGGCGATGAAGATCTGCGAGAGGAGGCCGCGTTTGTCTTGAGACATTTGAATCCTTTTTAGTTACCCAACTTGGCCAGTTGGGGCTTGAGTTGTTCCAGCGTCGCCGTGAAATCGGCAACTCGCTGCTTTTCCTGGTCGATCACCGCCGCCGGGGCGCGGGCGACGAAGCCTTCGTTGGCGAGCTTGCCCTGGGCAATCGAAATCTGCTTTTCGAGCTTCTCGATTTCCTTTGCGAGGCGCACGCGTTCGGCGGCAACGTCGATTTCCACCTTGAGCATCAAACGGGTTTCGCCGACCACGGCAACCGGTGCCATGGCATCGGCCGGCATGTCGGAAACGATTTGTACCTCGGAGAGCTTACCCAGAGCTTGCAGGATCGCTGCGAACTCGGAAATCTCGGCGCCGCCACCGGCGACCAGCAAAGGCATTCGGAGTGCCGGCGAGACATTCATCTCACCGCGCAGGTTGCGGGTCGCGTAGGCCAGGGCCTTGAGGCGCTCGACCTTGGCTTCCGAAGCCGGGTCGAGCTTGTATTCCTCGGCGCGCGGGTAGGCGGCGAGCATGATCGACTCGTGCGTTTTGCGCCCGGCGATCGGCGCGACGGTCTGCCACAGCTCTTCGGTGATGAACGGAATGAGCGGATGGGCCAGGCGCAGCACGGCTTCCAGTGTGCGGACCAGCGTCCGGCGGGCGCCACGCTGCTGGGCATCGTTGCCGGTCTGGATCTCGACCTTGGCGATTTCCAGATACCAGTCGCAGAACTCGTCCCAGATGAATTTGTAGATGGCCTGGGCGACCAGGTCGAAACGGTAGTCGGTGAAGTGCTGCTCGACTTCCTTCTCGACGCGCTGCAACTGGCTGACGATCCAGCGGTCGGCGAAGCTGAATTCAAGCGGGGCGGAACCGCCGCAGGCCGGGCCGTTTTGCTGGTGTTCAAGGGCCAGGTCATGGCCTTCAACGTTCATCAGTACGAAGCGCGTCGCGTTCCACAGCTTGTTGCAGAAGTTGCGGTAGCCATCGCAGCGGTTGAGGTCGAACTTGATGTCGCGGCCGGGCGAAGCGAGCGAAGCGAAAGTGAAGCGCAGGGCGTCGGTGCCGAAGGAGGCGATGCCTTCCGGGAATTCCTTCTTCGTCTTCTTGGCGATGCTCTCGGCCTGCTTGGGGTTCATCAGGCCGGTTGTGCGCTTCTCGATCAGCGCCTCAAGGCCGATGCCGTCGATCAGGTCGATCGGGTCGAGCACGTTGCCCTTCGACTTCGACATCTTCTGGCCTTCGCCGTCACGGATCAGGCCGTGCACATAGACGTGCTTGAACGGGATATGGCCGGTGATCTGCTTGGTCATCATGACCATGCGGGCGACCCAGAAGAAAATGATGTCGAAGCCGGTGACCAGTACGGTCGACGGCAAATATTGCTGCAAAATCGGATTGGCGGCGTCGATGGCTTCGTCGCCCGTCCAGTCCAGCGTCGAGAATGGCCACAGGGCGGAGGAGAACCAGGTGTCGAGGACGTCCTCGTCGCGGCTCAGGGTGCCGGTGTAGCCCTGTTTGGCGGCTTCGGCCTTGGCTTCTGCCTCGCTGTGGGCGACGAAAATCTGGCCGTTGTCACCGTACCAGGCCGGAATCTGGTGGCCCCACCACAGTTGGCGGGAAATACACCAGTCCTGGATGTTATTGAGCCACTGGTTGTAGGTATTGACCCAGTTTTCCGGGTAGAACTTGATTTCGCCGGAATGGACAACGTCGAGTGCCTTTTCGGTGATCGACTTGCCGTCATCGCCCGGCTTGGACATGGCGACGAACCACTGGTCGGTGAGCATTGGCTCGATGACGACATTGGTCCGGTCGCCGCGCGGCACCTTGAGCTTGTGCTTGTCGGTCTTTTCGAGGATGCCGAGGGCTTCGAGATCGGCGACAACGGCCTTGCGGGCGTCGAAGCGGTCGAGGCCACGGTATTTTTCCGGGGCGTTTTCGTTGATCTTGGCATCCAGGGTCAGGATCGAGATCATCGGCAGGCCGTGGCGCTGGCCAACCGCATAGTCGTTGAAGTCATGCGCCGGCGTGACCTTGACGCAGCCGGTGCCGAATTCGAGATCGACGTAGCTGTCGGCGATGATCGGGATTTCGCGGTCGGTCAGCGGTAATTTCACCATCTTGCCGATCATGTGTTTGTAGCGCTCATCTTCCGGATGAACCATGACGGCGGTGTCGCCGAGCATGGTTTCCGGGCGCGTCGTGGCGACGACCAGGCTATCCGAGCCATCGGCCAGCGGATAGCGGATGTGCCACATGAAGCCGTCTTCTTCTTCCTGGACCACTTCGAGGTCGGAAACGGCGGTGTTGAGCTTCGGGTCCCAGTTCACCAGGCGCTTGCCGCGGTAGATCAGGCCTTCGTTGAACAGCCGGACGAAGGTTTCGGTGACGACCTTGTTGAGGCCGGCATCCATTGTGAAACGCTCGCGCTTCCAGTCCGGGCTGGTGCCCATGCGGCGCATCTGCTTGGTGATGGTGTTGCCGGAGTATTCCTTCCATTCCCAGACTTTTTCGAGGAACTTCTCGCGGCCGAGGTCGTGGCGCGAAATGCCATGGGCGTCCAGTTGGCGCTCGACGACGATCTGCGTCGCGATGCCGGCGTGGTCGGTGCCCGGTTGCCACAGAGTGTTGTGGCCGCGCATCCGGTAGTAGCGGGTCAGGGCGTCCATCAGCGTCTGGTTGAAGCCATGGCCCATGTGCAGCGTGCCGGTCACATTGGGCGGTGGCAGCAGGATGCAGAAGTTTTCGTCTGGTGCCTTGCTGCGGTCAACGCCGGCAGCGAAGTAATTCTGGGCTTCCCACTCGGGGTACCAGCGGCGTTCGATATCGGCTGGTTCAAAGGCTTTGGCGAGTTCCATGGGCTTGTCGGAAAAGGGGAAAACCCATGATTATACCCGCGATTGTTAGCCTGCCTTGCCTGCTAGTTGGATGTCTCCATGATCGCCGTGCCCCAGCTCGATGTCCGGTAGCCGAGCGGTTTCCACAGGTGCTTCCAGGGCAACTCGACGATTCCCGGCGGGGCCAGCGTATGGGCGGTGGCAGTGGCATTGCGCAAGTTGGCTGGCATCTCGGCATTCTTGTCCGATATGGGCCAGACGACGGCGATTTTGTTGCCGTCTCCGGCCGGGGTGGGCAGTCCGTGCATTACGACGCGGGAGTCGGAGAAAAAGCGGCGGAGGTTGCCGCCGACATGGGGGTCGTTGACGATGATCGTTCCCCGGTCAAATCCCTTCTCGCGTAGCTTATCGGCGAGTTCGGGGTAGGGCACGGCCCAGCGGCATCGTGAGCAAAAGGGTTCGTACACGAACAGGTTGCCGCTTCGCACCGCATAGGCGGTGATCGTGAAGCCGAGCAGAACGGCCATGAATATCTGCACACGGCGCGGGGTGGGATTGGTTTCGCGGGCCTTCTCGGTCAGCCAGGGAATGGCGATGACGACCATCGGCAGAATGCTGTGCACGGCGTAGTTCGCGCGCGAATAGAGCAGGCCGTTGAAGAGGACGAGTCCGCTCAGTTCGATCAGCAGAAGGTGGAGCAGATACAGTTTCGGATCGAAAACGGTCGGGTCGATGGCGCGAAGCTTGGATTGCCTGAAGATCGTCCGGAAGATGGCCGGAAAGACCATGGGCAGGATCACGATGTAGGGTGCCAGGACGAGCAGCGGGAACGTGAACGCATCGCGCAGGCCAGCGGCGATGCCGGGCAGTGAGTGAGCGGGAATTTCCGGCAGCAGGTTTGTGCTCAGGGCCGTCAAGCGCAGTGGATCGGCGGCCAGCCAGAGTGCATAGGGCGCTACGACCAGCAAGGTGAGCGGCAGCGATGCCAGCATCGGCAGCGAGAAAACCGTTTTCCGCACGGACGGTTGCAGCCAGGCGGCGAGCAGCGTGGCGAATAGGGCAAAGGCGTAGATGTGCTCGGTGAGCAGGCCCAGCCCGATCAGCGTGGCCAACAGCAGGTAATTGCCACGACTCGGGCGGTCAATCAGCCGAAAGATCGCCCAGACAGTAGCGACAGCCAGCACCATGGCGCCGACACGATGGGTGAAGCCTTCGTGAAAACGCCAAAAAATCTGGTACACCGTCGCCATCGACTCGACCGCAATGAATGCCCACAGCGCGCTTTGCGTAATTTTTCGCGTGATTTGAAAAATGCACCCGGCCATGGCGACCAGCAGGGCGTACTTGAGGAAGAGAAAGCCCGAAAGGCCGGTGCCGAAAATATGCTGTAAACACCATATGGCCCAGTCGTAGAGCGGACCTTGCTGGACGTTGTAACCCGGGGCGAGGGTCTGGGCGATAAGGTTGTCGAGTGGGTCGTCTTCGCCGAGGTTGCCTGACGAAAACAAGCGGGTCAGTGCGTGAATCGAGGCGTAAATGGCAACGAGTACCATGACGCCGGACTGCGTGAAAGGAAAGCGGGGGGGCGCCGTCGAGGCGGAAACGAATGAATCGCTCTGGTTCATGGGGATTTGCGTGGCGGCCTGATGGGCCGCGATCAGGTGCTGGCTAACTGTTCTCGATCATTTCCTGTTCGGCCAGAAAGTCCCTGATGGTCGAACTGATTATCTCGGGCAAGGCAGCCTTGATGCGGTCCTCAATGCGGCCGGTGAGTTCGCGAATAAGCTCGTCACGCAAACCCGGATCGATGCTCGAGGGCGTTTCCGGCGCTATCTGCAGGGGCGTGTCGGCCACAGCATCGACGTCGATTTCGACTGGTTCAGGCACGGCTTCCATTTCCGGCATCGGCTCAACTTCGGTGAGAACCGGAATGTCGTCAAATTCATCGACGCTGTCGGTGAGTACCGGGACATCGTCAAATTCGCTGTCGGTCTGACGCCGGCGATGCATCAGGGCATCGGCTCGGGCGATGATGGGGCTGGGCACGCTGTTTCCTTAGCGGTCGCTGAGATCGAAGTAGCGGACTTCGTAGCCGCGATCCTTGTAGAACTTGACGCGCTCTCTGGCGGCGGTGCGGTCGTTCTCTTCCTGACCAACGACTTCGATCAGGCTCTCGAAGCGGGAAAAGCCGGGCGGGATTTCCTGGCTCAGGTTCATCAGGCGTTCGTCCTGCGCGATAGTTTCCAGCTTGTCCGTTATCAGGATTGGCGTTTCGGCCGCCAGCGGCGAATCGGCTCGGCAATGCGGTACGAAGCTGAGCGCGGAATGCGTCCACAGCATGCGGTCGACGCCGCTGGCGACCGAGTTGTCGACGGCGTAAACCAGCATCGGCTTTTTCTTGGCATAGGCCCCGCTCAGCAAGGCGCAGGCCGCGGCGATCTTGTCCGCCGCGCCGTGATAGAAAAAAACCTGCGTCAATTGAGCTTGCCTGCGCGTTGTAGCAGGTAATGCGTCAATAAGGGTACGGGCCGGCCGGTGGCACCTTTGTTCGCGCCGGATTTCCAGGCGGTGCCAGCGATGTCGAGGTGCGCCCAGTCAAATTTCTTGGTGAAACGCGACAGGAAGCAGGCGGCCGAAATAGCGCCACCCCAGCGACCGCCGATGTTAGCCATGTCGGCAAACGGACTTTTCAACAGTTCCTGATAGTCATCCCACAGCGGCATGTGCCAGGCACGATCGTAGGCCTCGTCGCCGGCATCGAGCAGTTCGCGGGCGAGGCCATCCTTGTTGGCGAACAGGCCAGTGGCGATGCTACCCAAGGCGACGACGCAGGCGCCGGTCAGCGTGGCGACATCGATCACCGTGTCCGGTTCGAAACGCTCGGCATAAGTCAGCGCATCGCACAGGATCAGGCGGCCCTCGGCATCGGTGTTGAGGATTTCGATGGTCTGCCCGGACATCGATGTGACGATGTCGCCGGGGCGTGTCGCCTTGCCGTCGGGCATGTTTTCGGTGGCCGGGACGATAACCGTCAGATTGATCGGCAAAGCCATCTTGGCAACGGCGTGCATGGTGCCGAGCACACTGGCGGCGCCACACATGTCGTATTTCATTTCGTCCATTTCGGCGCCGGGCTTCAGCGAAATGCCGCCGGTGTCGAAAGTGACGCCCTTGCCCACCAGCACGACCGGTTTTTCAGCAGCTTTGCCGCCCTTGTAGCTGAGAACGATCAGCTTGGGCGGCTGGTGTGAACCATGGGCAACGGCGAGCAGGGAATGCATGCCGAGTTTTTCCATGTCGGCGCGATCCAGAACTTCGCAGCCGAGCTTGAACTCCTTGGCCATGGCCTGCGCCTGTTCGGCCAGATAAGTCGGATGGCAGATATTGGGGGGCAGGTTGCCCAGATCCTTGGCCATCGCCACGCCTTCGGCAATGGCGAGTCCCTGGTTCAGTGCCTCCTCGGCTGGTGTGAGTTCATTGCGTCTTTCAACGCTGAACGTCAGCTTGCGTAATGGGCGCCGAACATCTTCCTTCTTGCTCTTGAATTGCTCAAATTTATAGGTTGCATCAAGTGCGGCCAGCGTTGCCTGGCGAATCCGCCAGCCAATGCTGCGTTTTTTGACGGTGAGTTCGGTCAGGAAGATGGAAGCATCGAAAGCACCTGTTTCGTTGAGCACTTTGACTGTTGCGCTGATGGCGCTGCCAAATTCCTTTTCACGAAAGTCCTTTTCCTTGCCCAGGCCGACGAGCAGGATGCGGTCACATAACGTCCCCGGCACGTTGTGCAGCAACAGGGTGCTGCCAGACTTGCCTTCCATGTCGCCACGCCGGACGATGTCGGCAATGTGGCCTCCGGATGCCTTGTCGAGCAGCTCGGCTGGAAGGGTCAATTTCCTCGATTCATACACGCCGACAACGACGCAGGCGCTGCGCTGTTTCTCCGGGCTGCCACTTTTTATGCTAAATTCCACAAGCTGCTCCTGATCAGGGAAATATCAGTTTTCGAGGGATTATCCTCGTATTTTTTCGGTTTCGTCAAAGCATGATATTCGAACGTGCCGCCCGGCGCGAATTTGCTCAGGCTGCTGCTGGCATTAGTGTTGCCCTGCTGGCTATCCTGGCTTCCATACTGTTGATCCGCCTCCTCAAAGAGGCCGTCGGTGGGCGCATT contains:
- a CDS encoding leucyl aminopeptidase, with amino-acid sequence MEFSIKSGSPEKQRSACVVVGVYESRKLTLPAELLDKASGGHIADIVRRGDMEGKSGSTLLLHNVPGTLCDRILLVGLGKEKDFREKEFGSAISATVKVLNETGAFDASIFLTELTVKKRSIGWRIRQATLAALDATYKFEQFKSKKEDVRRPLRKLTFSVERRNELTPAEEALNQGLAIAEGVAMAKDLGNLPPNICHPTYLAEQAQAMAKEFKLGCEVLDRADMEKLGMHSLLAVAHGSHQPPKLIVLSYKGGKAAEKPVVLVGKGVTFDTGGISLKPGAEMDEMKYDMCGAASVLGTMHAVAKMALPINLTVIVPATENMPDGKATRPGDIVTSMSGQTIEILNTDAEGRLILCDALTYAERFEPDTVIDVATLTGACVVALGSIATGLFANKDGLARELLDAGDEAYDRAWHMPLWDDYQELLKSPFADMANIGGRWGGAISAACFLSRFTKKFDWAHLDIAGTAWKSGANKGATGRPVPLLTHYLLQRAGKLN